In the genome of Oncorhynchus mykiss isolate Arlee chromosome 18, USDA_OmykA_1.1, whole genome shotgun sequence, one region contains:
- the LOC110496251 gene encoding oocyte zinc finger protein XlCOF6.1 isoform X1 — protein MSKLQSLNSFLSECLTAATVEILGAVEKVVTEYQDEISRSKEENDRLRRQLGITPGIKLCTIDSQQLSLPVSEEEFPPEQKHCEQEWCPSLGQEEPGHILIKEELRTSQEEEQFQGPEGNTIEFIFSSPCVKSEWDQEAISHCSAVISDQVNSPPLAPEPTLGAYCSKLSTMSKKSHCCCDCGKVFALKADLQRHVTLARERPVECPYNSTSKLKAHVPLCHGGNPCLVCGKTFKNRAHLSQHMRIHTRERPFSCGDCGKCFYSEGLLNVHIQTHKGEKAFSCGYCGKSFYQKGNLTQHVRTHTGERPFSCGSCGKKFSRKTHLNRHILTHTGKKQHGCSVCGRRFTGNAYLLKHVDKVHK, from the exons ATGTCTAAATTACAGTCTTTGAATTCGTTTCTTTCTGAGTGTTTGACTGCGGCGACGGTGGAGATTTTGGGGGCAGTTGAGAAAGTCGTAACTGAGTACCAGGATGAGATCTCACGATCTAAAGAGGAGAATGATCGTCTACGGAGACAACTTGGGATTACACCGGGTATAAAACTATGTACAATAG ACTCCCagcagctctctctccctgtctctgaagAGGAGTTTCCCCCTGAGCAAAAACACTGTGAGCAGGAGTGGTGCCCTAGTCTGGGACAAGAGGAACCAGGGCACATACTGATTAAAGAGGAACTGAGGACCAGCCAGGAGGAAGAGCAGTTTCAAGGGCCAGAGGGTAATACCATAGAGTTTATATTTAGTTCTCCCTGTGTGAAAAGTGAATGGGATCAGGAAGCCATCAGCCACTGCTCAGCTGTAATTAGTGACCAAGTAAACAGTCCACCATTGGCTCCCGAACCAACATTGGGGGCATACTGTTCTAAACTCAGTACCATGTCTAAAAAATCTCACTGCTGCTGTGACTGCGGCAAAGTATTTGCTCTAAAAGCTGACCTTCAGAGGCATGTGACTCTCGCCAGGGAAAGACCCGTTGAATGCCCCTACAACTCCACCAGTAAACTGAAGGCCCATGTCCCACTCTGTCACGGTGGGAACCCCTGCCTTGTTTGTGGCAAGACCTTTAAAAACAGAGCACATCTATCCCAGCACATGAGGATTCATACACGGGAGAGGccatttagctgtggtgactgtgggaaatGCTTCTATAGCGAGGGGCTGCTGAATGTGCATATACAGACTCATAAAGGAGAGAAAGCATTTAGCTGTGGATACTGCGGGAAAAGCTTCTATCAGAAGGGGAACCTAACCCAACATGTACgtactcacacaggagagagaccatTTAGCTGTGGTAGCTGCGGAAAGAAATTCAGTCGAAAAACACATCTGAACAGGCATATACTGACTCACACAGGTAAAAAACAGCATGGCTGTTCTGTGTGCGGTAGAAGATTCACTGGGAATGCTTACCTGCTGAAACATGTGGATAAAGTCCACAAATGA
- the LOC110496251 gene encoding oocyte zinc finger protein XlCOF6.1 isoform X2 has protein sequence MSKLQSLNSFLSECLTAATVEILGAVEKVVTEYQDEISRSKEENDRLRRQLGITPDSQQLSLPVSEEEFPPEQKHCEQEWCPSLGQEEPGHILIKEELRTSQEEEQFQGPEGNTIEFIFSSPCVKSEWDQEAISHCSAVISDQVNSPPLAPEPTLGAYCSKLSTMSKKSHCCCDCGKVFALKADLQRHVTLARERPVECPYNSTSKLKAHVPLCHGGNPCLVCGKTFKNRAHLSQHMRIHTRERPFSCGDCGKCFYSEGLLNVHIQTHKGEKAFSCGYCGKSFYQKGNLTQHVRTHTGERPFSCGSCGKKFSRKTHLNRHILTHTGKKQHGCSVCGRRFTGNAYLLKHVDKVHK, from the exons ATGTCTAAATTACAGTCTTTGAATTCGTTTCTTTCTGAGTGTTTGACTGCGGCGACGGTGGAGATTTTGGGGGCAGTTGAGAAAGTCGTAACTGAGTACCAGGATGAGATCTCACGATCTAAAGAGGAGAATGATCGTCTACGGAGACAACTTGGGATTACACCGG ACTCCCagcagctctctctccctgtctctgaagAGGAGTTTCCCCCTGAGCAAAAACACTGTGAGCAGGAGTGGTGCCCTAGTCTGGGACAAGAGGAACCAGGGCACATACTGATTAAAGAGGAACTGAGGACCAGCCAGGAGGAAGAGCAGTTTCAAGGGCCAGAGGGTAATACCATAGAGTTTATATTTAGTTCTCCCTGTGTGAAAAGTGAATGGGATCAGGAAGCCATCAGCCACTGCTCAGCTGTAATTAGTGACCAAGTAAACAGTCCACCATTGGCTCCCGAACCAACATTGGGGGCATACTGTTCTAAACTCAGTACCATGTCTAAAAAATCTCACTGCTGCTGTGACTGCGGCAAAGTATTTGCTCTAAAAGCTGACCTTCAGAGGCATGTGACTCTCGCCAGGGAAAGACCCGTTGAATGCCCCTACAACTCCACCAGTAAACTGAAGGCCCATGTCCCACTCTGTCACGGTGGGAACCCCTGCCTTGTTTGTGGCAAGACCTTTAAAAACAGAGCACATCTATCCCAGCACATGAGGATTCATACACGGGAGAGGccatttagctgtggtgactgtgggaaatGCTTCTATAGCGAGGGGCTGCTGAATGTGCATATACAGACTCATAAAGGAGAGAAAGCATTTAGCTGTGGATACTGCGGGAAAAGCTTCTATCAGAAGGGGAACCTAACCCAACATGTACgtactcacacaggagagagaccatTTAGCTGTGGTAGCTGCGGAAAGAAATTCAGTCGAAAAACACATCTGAACAGGCATATACTGACTCACACAGGTAAAAAACAGCATGGCTGTTCTGTGTGCGGTAGAAGATTCACTGGGAATGCTTACCTGCTGAAACATGTGGATAAAGTCCACAAATGA